The proteins below come from a single Salvelinus fontinalis isolate EN_2023a chromosome 1, ASM2944872v1, whole genome shotgun sequence genomic window:
- the kcnh6b gene encoding potassium voltage-gated channel subfamily H member 6, whose protein sequence is LAPNYLSGGNIGAPSDLQLCQLNSTSDSDLMKTWGTANLAPPPFKPDMLSPPASRVELLSPAKVKERTQNVTDKVTQVLSLGADVLPEYKIEAPVTHAWTLLHYSPVKAAWDWVILLLVLYTALFTPYSAAFLLDERGDSLRRRCGYTCNPLNVVDLMVDVLFIVDIGINFRTTFVNPNDEVVTQPWKIAVHYLKGWFAIDLVAALPFDLLIFRSGSDEMATLIGLLKTARLLRLVRVARKLDRYSEYGAAVLFLLMCTFVLIAHWLACIWYAVGYVERPYTETGWLDNLAEQLGKAYNASEPGSGPSAKDYYITALYFTFSSLTSVGFGNVSPNTNSEKLFSICVMVIGSLMYASIFGNVSAIIQRLYSGTTRYHTQMLRVKEFIRFHQIPSGLRNRLEEYFQHAWSYTNGIDMNAVLKGFPECLQADICLHLNRSLLQNCKAFRGGSKACLRALALCFKTVHAPPGDTLIHSGDILNSLFFVTRGTIQVTHDDVVVAILGKNDIFGEPIHMYAEPGKSNSDVRAITYCDLHRIQRDDLLEVLDIYPGFADNFWANLEFTFDLRDADQVPPILLADDSGDDCGYSRSKPRHRGHSLDCRNGPDGMDQDDPYPYRQRHSVPQPPWEEGCSCESPCSQSSEDLNKPLTQGGKVELYPPDDDWLEYSPSVVRLKPPSDATVGREAPMDRAQPATSNLSPNMSGYVQYWPERQSVQYSNRQWRSSSVRTSYHPPPFTEERPSELESRLELLQSQLNRLEIQMTADINVILQLLQRQMTPVPPAYSTVSAIDSPGLYGTGAPVLHTMYQIPPIQMDNQASTQSSAQPDLKLPLKSQESLSSGIHLTVESDDTMSVTPEMEPTVSLSSQPTVKRSLSLMETSRLSGSLRFPSLPGKLDASGQAEIQKHLSDPVLSVT, encoded by the exons GTTCTGTCTCTGGGTGCTGACGTCCTGCCGGAGTACAAAATCGAGGCCCCGGTCACCCACGCATGGACCTTGctgcactacagccccgtcaaagCGGCATGGGACTGGGTCATCCTGCTCCTGGTCCTCTACACAGCCCTCTTCACCCCCTACTCGGCCGCCTTCCTATTGGATGAGCGTGGGGACTCGCTGCGGCGGCGTTGCGGCTATACCTGCAATCCACTAAATGTGGTGGACCTCATGGTGGATGTGCTGTTCATCGTGGATATCGGGATCAACTTTCGCACAACGTTCGTCAACCCCAACGACGAGGTGGTGACCCAGCCGTGGAAGATCGCTGTGCATTACCTCAAGGGGTGGTTTGCCATCGACCTGGTGGCCGCCCTACCCTTCGACCTGCTTATCTTCCGCTCAGGGTCTGACGAG ATGGCCACCTTGATTGGCCTGCTGAAAACAGCGCGGCTACTTCGGTTGGTTCGTGTGGCGCGGAAGCTTGACCGCTACTCAGAGTACGGGGCAGCTGTCCTCTTTCTGCTCATGTGCACCTTTGTGCTCATCGCCCATTGGCTGGCCTGTATCTGGTACGCTGTTGGCTACGTGGAGAGGCCCTACACTGAGACGGGTTGGCTGGACAACCTGGCTGAGCAGCTTGGCAAGGCGTACAACGCAAGTGAACCTGGCTCGGGTCCGTCCGCTAAGGACTattacatcactgcactctacttTACCTTCAGCAGCTTGACCAGTGTGGGCTTTGGGAACGTCTCCCCCAACACCAATTCAGAGAAGCTCTTCTCCATCTGTGTTATGGTTATTGGAT ctCTCATGTACGCCAGCATCTTTGGAAACGTGTCGGCAATCATCCAGCGCCTATACTCAGGGACGACGCGCTACCACACCCAGATGCTGAGGGTCAAGGAGTTTATCCGCTTCCACCAGATCCCCAGCGGGCTTCGCAACCGCCTGGAGGAGTACTTCCAGCACGCCTGGTCCTACACCAATGGCATTGACATGAATGCA GTGCTGAAGGGTTTTCCAGAGTGCTTGCAGGCTGATATATGTCTGCACCTGAATCGCAGTCTGCTGCAAAACTGCAAGGCGTTCCGGGGGGGCAGCAAGGCCTGTCTGCGGGCTCTGGCATTGTGCTTCAAGACTGTACATGCCCCACCAGGGGATACACTCATCCACTCAGGCGACATCCTCAACTCTCTCTTCTTCGTCACTCGCGGTACCATCCAGGTCACCCATGATGATGTCGTGGTGGCCATACTGG GGAAGAATGACATCTTTGGGGAGCCTATCCACATGTATGCAGAGCCAGGCAAGTCCAACTCTGACGTGCGCGCCATCACTTACTGTGACCTGCACCGGATTCAGAGGGATGACCTTCTCGAAGTTCTAGACATTTATCCAGGCTTTGCCGACAACTTTTGGGCAAACTTGGAGTTCACCTTTGACCTAAGAGAC GCTGACCAGGTCCCACCAATACTGTTGGCTGATGATTCTGGTGATGATTGTGGATACAGTCGTAGTAAGCCACGACACAGGGGACACTCCCTGGACTGTCGCAACGGTCCTG ACGGCATGGACCAGGACGACCCGTACCCCTACCGCCAACGCCATTCGGTCCCACAGCCCCCCTGGGAGGAGGGCTGCAGCTGTGAGTCGCCTTGCTCCCAGTCCAGCGAGGACCTAAACAAGCCCCTAACCCAAGGGGGCAAGGTGGAGCTGTACCCTCCGGACGACGATTGGCTGGAATACTCCCCCTCAGTGGTGCGGCTGAAGCCCCCTAGTGACGCCACAGTGGGCAGAGAGGCCCCCATGGACAGGGCTCAACCAG CCACTTCTAACCTCTCACCGAACATGTCTGGGTATGTTCAATACTGGCCAGAGAGGCAGTCGGTCCAGTACTCCAACAGGCAGTGGCGCTCCTCTTCGGTTCGGACCTCATACCACCCGCCCCCGTTCACAGAGGAGAGGCCCAGTGAGCTGGAGTCCCGACTGGAACTACTACAGTCACAGCTCAACAG ACTGGAGATTCAAATGACTGCCGATATCAACGTCATCCTGCAGCTGCTCCAAAGGCAGATGACGCCGGTACCGCCCGCTTACAGCACTGTGTCAGCCATAGACTCACCTGGCCTATATGGGACGGGTGCGCCAGTGTTGCACACCATGTACCAGATCCCACCCATACAGATGGACAACCAAGCATCCACGCAG AGCTCTGCCCAGCCTGACCTCAAGTTGCCCCTGAAGTCCCAGGAGTCGCTGTCCAGCGGTATCCATCTGACTGTTGAGTCCGACGACACCATGTCCGTCACCCCGGAGATGGAGCCGACTGTGTCACTCTCCTCCCAGCCGACGGTCAAGCGGTCACTGTCTCTCATGGAAACGTCCAGACTAAGTGGCAGCCTCCGCTTCCCCTCATTGCCCGGGAAACTGGACGCCTCAGGGCAGGCGGAGATCCAGAAACATCTCTCAGATCCTGTGCTTTCTGTGACCTGA